In the genome of Chryseobacterium arthrosphaerae, one region contains:
- a CDS encoding Lrp/AsnC family transcriptional regulator, which translates to MDLKDKMILSIIQEDSTLSVKEISEKIGLTFTPTYERIKQLEKQGVIEKYVGLLNREKLGLNIIVYCNVRLKEQSKKVLETFEKNISKYDEVQEITSLSGEYDYMLKIIAKDINSYNEFAVSVISNLPNIGQYHSSIVLHEVKKSTKFKIDLE; encoded by the coding sequence ATGGATTTAAAAGACAAAATGATTCTCAGCATTATTCAGGAAGACTCTACTTTATCTGTTAAGGAAATTTCCGAAAAGATAGGTCTTACCTTCACTCCTACGTATGAAAGAATCAAACAGCTGGAGAAGCAGGGAGTCATTGAAAAGTATGTAGGTCTTTTAAACCGTGAAAAACTGGGGTTGAACATTATTGTATATTGTAATGTGCGTCTTAAGGAGCAATCTAAAAAAGTACTGGAGACTTTTGAGAAAAACATTTCCAAATACGATGAGGTTCAGGAGATCACCAGTCTTTCCGGCGAGTATGATTATATGCTGAAAATTATCGCAAAGGATATCAACTCTTATAATGAATTTGCAGTAAGTGTTATTTCCAATCTTCCCAATATCGGGCAGTACCACAGTTCCATTGTTCTTCATGAAGTAAAAAAATCCACGAAATTTAAAATCGATCTGGAATAA
- a CDS encoding rhomboid family intramembrane serine protease, translated as MKDKLHIIYKPFFLIALGFLVTYTFLHWLLFIKAGIPLKENIIKFWLPFGLPYIPVLIWLRPRIKLLKFKNENASFFYQLLACIAIAVPTIIAQEYLVTSTGELTKLDHISQLSKIKDTKFYALKNYDIDKQHIAIQNTVSVSGRYNEKFDMFIYVVMPILDNKSGTNNHIHQYWLGKKYFKQVSNRLSDEEKEREYKLFAEESEKNFDTANFNRFSYLEKIGNTEDHDEYNKALEKIEKYSSTDNIIFEPKTEPFEVRNGKKLSWILGSLGIGLLSYFILLLFPKFQEKELETFKKSGKAGNNDDLKELLDVFIPKEGFFITPILINLNILIYIIMVVSGLGLISFKSDDLLKWGANFRPLIIEGQWWRLLTNIFLHGGIIHIANNMMALFFVGIFIEPLLGRARYFLLYLVTGVLASITSTLWYNGVISVGASGAIFGLYGFVLACLLMKIFSPEFGRIFLIITLVFVGISLIMGLMGGIDNAAHIGGLVSGFLIGIITLGKLKKELAAKGIDETEDETK; from the coding sequence ATGAAAGATAAATTACACATTATTTACAAACCATTTTTTCTTATTGCGTTAGGTTTTCTTGTTACCTATACCTTTTTACACTGGTTACTATTTATAAAAGCAGGAATCCCATTAAAAGAAAATATCATAAAATTCTGGTTACCTTTTGGACTGCCTTATATTCCTGTTTTGATTTGGTTGCGTCCAAGAATAAAACTGTTGAAATTCAAAAATGAAAATGCTTCGTTTTTCTATCAGCTTTTGGCTTGTATTGCTATTGCTGTTCCCACGATAATTGCACAGGAGTATTTGGTTACTTCAACAGGGGAGCTAACTAAGCTTGACCATATTTCGCAACTGTCAAAAATTAAGGATACAAAATTTTATGCTCTCAAAAATTATGATATAGATAAGCAGCATATTGCGATACAAAATACAGTTTCTGTGTCAGGAAGGTATAATGAAAAATTTGATATGTTTATTTATGTTGTGATGCCGATTTTAGATAATAAATCCGGTACAAATAATCATATTCATCAATATTGGCTTGGTAAAAAATATTTCAAACAAGTCAGCAACAGACTTTCCGACGAGGAAAAAGAAAGAGAATACAAATTATTTGCAGAAGAGTCAGAAAAAAACTTTGATACAGCAAATTTTAATAGATTCTCTTATTTAGAAAAAATTGGTAATACGGAGGACCATGATGAATACAATAAAGCACTTGAGAAAATAGAAAAATATTCATCAACTGATAACATTATCTTTGAACCAAAAACTGAGCCTTTTGAAGTTCGGAACGGTAAAAAACTTTCTTGGATTCTGGGTTCGTTAGGAATTGGACTTTTAAGCTATTTTATCCTTTTACTGTTTCCTAAGTTTCAGGAAAAAGAATTAGAAACTTTTAAAAAAAGTGGTAAAGCTGGAAATAATGATGATTTGAAGGAATTATTGGACGTTTTTATTCCAAAAGAAGGATTTTTTATAACTCCAATCCTTATTAACCTGAATATATTGATATACATTATAATGGTTGTTTCAGGTTTGGGATTGATATCATTCAAAAGTGATGATTTATTAAAATGGGGAGCTAATTTCAGACCTTTAATTATTGAGGGGCAATGGTGGCGCTTGCTGACAAATATATTTTTGCACGGTGGAATAATACATATTGCAAACAATATGATGGCACTTTTTTTTGTCGGAATTTTCATTGAGCCTCTGTTGGGTAGAGCAAGGTATTTCCTGTTATATCTTGTAACAGGAGTTTTGGCAAGTATAACAAGTACTTTATGGTATAATGGAGTGATAAGCGTGGGGGCTTCAGGAGCAATATTCGGACTTTATGGTTTTGTTTTGGCTTGTTTGTTAATGAAAATATTTTCACCTGAATTTGGGAGAATATTTTTAATTATTACACTTGTATTTGTAGGTATTAGCCTGATTATGGGACTTATGGGGGGAATTGATAATGCTGCTCATATTGGTGGACTTGTAAGCGGATTTTTGATTGGAATTATAACTTTAGGAAAGTTGAAAAAAGAATTGGCAGCCAAGGGTATAGATGAAACAGAAGACGAAACAAAATAA
- the argH gene encoding argininosuccinate lyase, which translates to MKKIWQKDDLATNILVNNFTVGKDLDFDERLAKYDVKGSMAHCKMLAETGIISEEESVQMLAVLDDILNTIENGTFEIDKEAEDIHSQIEAILIAELGDTGKKIHTARSRNDQILLDIKLYLLDEIREITALTDEFFQILIQLADQHKNILLPGYTHLQIAMPSSFGLWFGAYAEALLDDVEMLFSVKNIINKNPLGSAAGYGSSFPINRESTTYNLGFQSMNYNSVYAQMTRGKSEKMLAMAMATLAGTLGKFAYDVCLYLNQNFDFISFPKEFTTGSSIMPHKKNPDIFELVRARCNRIQSLPNELILLTNNLPSGYHRDVQLTKEILFPAIDSLKECLEILSYTLPNIKVKDGILEDEKYKYLFSVEKINEEVKNGSSFRDAYVKVGQEIENNEFEFEPGNLDHTHQGSIGNLCLDKIEYQFNKLKNKLLG; encoded by the coding sequence ATGAAAAAAATATGGCAAAAGGATGACCTGGCCACTAATATATTAGTCAATAATTTTACAGTAGGGAAAGACCTCGATTTTGATGAGCGTCTGGCTAAATATGATGTCAAAGGCTCTATGGCTCACTGTAAAATGCTTGCAGAGACAGGGATTATATCAGAAGAAGAATCAGTACAGATGCTGGCTGTTTTAGATGATATTTTAAATACAATTGAGAATGGGACTTTTGAAATTGATAAAGAAGCTGAGGATATCCATTCTCAGATAGAAGCAATCCTGATTGCAGAATTGGGAGACACAGGAAAGAAAATTCATACGGCAAGATCCAGAAATGATCAGATTCTGCTGGATATCAAATTGTATCTGTTGGATGAGATCCGTGAGATCACAGCGCTTACGGATGAGTTCTTCCAGATTCTGATTCAGCTGGCAGATCAGCACAAAAACATACTGCTTCCGGGGTATACCCATTTGCAGATCGCAATGCCTTCCTCTTTCGGATTATGGTTCGGAGCGTATGCAGAAGCCCTTTTGGATGATGTGGAAATGCTGTTCTCGGTGAAGAATATCATCAATAAAAACCCGTTGGGATCAGCGGCAGGATATGGCTCTTCATTTCCGATCAATCGTGAGAGTACAACCTACAATCTGGGGTTCCAGTCAATGAATTATAATTCGGTGTATGCTCAGATGACCCGTGGTAAGTCTGAAAAAATGCTGGCAATGGCAATGGCTACCTTGGCGGGAACCCTTGGGAAGTTTGCTTATGATGTTTGCCTGTATCTGAATCAGAATTTTGATTTTATCAGCTTTCCGAAAGAATTTACAACAGGAAGCAGCATTATGCCGCATAAGAAGAATCCGGATATTTTTGAGCTGGTTCGTGCAAGATGCAACAGAATCCAGTCGCTCCCGAACGAACTGATCCTGCTGACGAATAATCTGCCGTCAGGATATCACAGAGATGTGCAGCTGACCAAAGAAATTCTTTTTCCGGCGATTGACTCCTTAAAGGAATGTCTGGAAATACTAAGCTATACCTTACCTAATATTAAGGTGAAAGACGGAATTCTGGAAGATGAAAAGTATAAATACCTGTTCAGTGTAGAAAAGATCAATGAAGAAGTCAAAAACGGAAGCTCATTCCGTGATGCTTATGTGAAAGTGGGGCAGGAGATCGAGAATAATGAATTTGAATTTGAGCCGGGAAATCTGGACCATACCCATCAGGGAAGTATCGGAAACCTTTGCCTGGATAAAATAGAATACCAGTTCAATAAACTGAAGAACAAATTATTGGGTTAG
- a CDS encoding carbamoyl phosphate synthase small subunit gives MKKKLILESGEVFHGEGFGADLETAGEVVFNTGMTGYQELISDPSYCGQIVCMTYPLIGNYGINRDDYESIEPAIKGLIVKELCDLPSNFRTQITLDELFKKKNLSGISGIDTRRLTRILRNSGVVKGKIVNADADENAVASELKSTSFPTNQVEEVSTKTPYANPNRGFKVVLVDFGAKLGIIRELSQRNCDIIVVSQDTTAEEILLMNPDGIMLSNGPGDPEDVPHALDMIRGLLGKVPIFGICLGHQLIGLACGAKTFKLKFGHRGGNHPVLDLEKNKVAITSQNHGYAVDQESLKGTDLIETHIALNDRTNEGLKHKIHPCFSVQYHPEASPGPEDANYLFDEFIQMMEDFKK, from the coding sequence ATGAAGAAAAAATTAATACTGGAGTCCGGTGAAGTGTTTCATGGAGAAGGTTTCGGAGCAGATTTGGAAACTGCAGGGGAAGTAGTTTTCAATACCGGAATGACAGGGTATCAGGAATTGATCTCTGACCCGTCTTACTGTGGTCAGATAGTTTGTATGACCTATCCGCTTATCGGGAATTATGGTATTAACCGTGATGATTATGAAAGTATCGAGCCGGCAATCAAGGGGCTTATCGTAAAAGAACTTTGCGACCTGCCTTCCAATTTCCGTACTCAGATCACTTTAGATGAATTATTTAAAAAGAAAAACCTTTCCGGAATCTCAGGAATCGATACAAGAAGACTGACAAGAATTCTGCGTAACTCAGGAGTAGTGAAAGGAAAAATTGTGAATGCAGATGCCGATGAAAACGCTGTAGCTTCAGAATTGAAATCAACCAGCTTCCCAACAAATCAGGTAGAGGAGGTTTCTACAAAAACACCGTATGCCAACCCTAACAGAGGTTTCAAAGTGGTATTGGTGGATTTTGGAGCAAAATTAGGGATCATCAGAGAATTATCTCAAAGAAACTGTGATATCATTGTAGTTTCTCAGGATACTACGGCAGAAGAAATCCTGCTGATGAATCCGGACGGAATCATGTTATCCAACGGCCCTGGTGACCCGGAAGATGTACCACATGCTTTAGATATGATCCGTGGCTTATTGGGAAAAGTCCCGATCTTCGGAATCTGTTTAGGACATCAGCTGATCGGTCTTGCTTGCGGAGCTAAAACATTCAAACTGAAATTCGGTCACAGAGGAGGAAACCATCCTGTATTGGATTTAGAGAAAAACAAAGTAGCAATCACGTCTCAGAACCATGGGTATGCTGTAGATCAGGAAAGTTTAAAAGGAACAGACCTTATTGAAACACACATTGCATTGAATGACAGAACAAACGAAGGTCTGAAACACAAAATTCACCCTTGTTTCTCCGTTCAGTATCACCCTGAGGCGAGCCCGGGACCTGAAGATGCAAACTACTTATTTGACGAGTTTATTCAAATGATGGAAGATTTTAAGAAGTAA
- the carB gene encoding carbamoyl-phosphate synthase large subunit, producing MAKRTDIKTILVIGSGPIIIGQAAEFDYAGTQACLSLKEEGYKVILINSNPATIMTDVEIADKVYIEPISLQFVSHIIRKERPDALLPTLGGQTGLNMAVELEKSGILEECKVEVLGTKLSAINRAEDRDLFRELMRELNEPVPESDIVNTVEGALAFADEIGYPVIVRPAFTMGGTGGGIASTEAELKEIAELGLKHSPVTQCLIEKSIAGFKEIEYEVMRDANDNAIVVCNMENIDPVGVHTGDSIVVAPSQTLSDREYQLLRNASLKIIRALGIEGGCNVQLALDPHSFDYYIIEVNPRVSRSSALASKATGYPIAKIAAKIAVGLTLDEIMNPVTGKTYACFEPALDYVVTKFPRFPFDKFETADRRLSTQMKATGEVMAIGRNFEESLQKAIRSLETGIKHLGLKTKQAQALTAEEIERRIRVCDDERLFIIGDALRRGYDWEQIVEWSKIDKFFIWKLKKLVDFEKVIAANKFDKETLTEAKKLGFADINIAVLWEVTEREVFNFRKENGVMPVYKMVDTCAAEFESETPYFYGTYEEENESVVSAKEKIIVLGSGPIRIGQGVEFDYATVHSVWAIKEMGYEAIIINNNPETVSTDFSISDKLYFEPLTEEDVMNIIELEKPKGVVVQFGGQTAINLADKLASHGVQILGTSLEDLDRAENRDKFEKALQEMGIPQPKGRTSTSKEEAIKIANEIGYPVLVRPSYVLGGRAMEIVYAEAELAHYMEHAVDASPEHPVLVDKYMVGKEIEVDAICDGETVVIPGIMEHIERAGVHSGDSIAVYPPQNISQSEIDTLVDYTKRLAKGLNVIGLMNIQYVLFEGNVYVIEVNPRSSRTVPFLSKITDVPMANLATKAILGQKLKDLGYENGLVPNKEGVFVKVPVFSFSKLTKVDISLGPEMKSTGEVMGKDTTLEKALYKGLVAAGRKVPMHGSILFTVADKHKQEAADLAARFHEVGFRIWATEGTAKFFEEKGIPCKIGYKIGEEDVNLIDLIQKGKVQYVVNTTTKGKQAERDGFQIRRMSVENGVPCLTSMDTVEAILKVIESMSFKMETM from the coding sequence ATGGCAAAACGTACAGATATAAAAACAATTTTAGTAATCGGTTCAGGACCTATCATCATCGGTCAGGCAGCTGAATTTGATTACGCAGGAACGCAGGCTTGTCTGTCTCTGAAAGAAGAAGGCTACAAGGTTATTTTGATCAACTCAAACCCTGCAACGATCATGACGGATGTGGAAATCGCTGATAAAGTATATATCGAGCCGATTTCACTACAGTTTGTAAGCCACATCATCAGAAAAGAACGTCCGGATGCATTACTGCCTACTCTTGGAGGCCAGACAGGTCTGAATATGGCAGTAGAACTGGAGAAATCAGGAATTCTTGAAGAATGCAAAGTGGAAGTACTGGGAACCAAGCTTTCTGCCATCAACAGAGCAGAAGACAGAGACCTTTTCCGTGAGCTGATGAGAGAATTGAACGAACCGGTTCCTGAATCTGATATCGTAAATACGGTAGAAGGAGCATTGGCTTTCGCAGATGAGATCGGATATCCTGTAATTGTTCGTCCTGCCTTTACCATGGGAGGTACAGGAGGTGGTATCGCTTCCACTGAAGCAGAATTAAAAGAAATTGCAGAACTGGGATTAAAGCATAGCCCGGTGACACAATGTCTTATCGAGAAATCAATTGCAGGTTTCAAAGAAATAGAATATGAAGTAATGCGTGATGCAAACGACAACGCTATTGTAGTTTGTAACATGGAAAATATTGACCCGGTAGGAGTTCACACCGGTGACTCCATCGTAGTGGCGCCTTCTCAGACTCTTTCAGACAGAGAATATCAGTTGTTGAGAAATGCTTCTTTAAAGATCATCAGAGCATTGGGAATTGAAGGAGGATGTAACGTACAGTTAGCTTTAGACCCACATTCATTCGATTATTATATCATTGAGGTAAACCCGAGAGTTTCCCGTTCATCAGCACTGGCAAGTAAGGCAACAGGCTATCCGATTGCAAAAATTGCTGCAAAGATTGCTGTAGGATTAACGCTGGATGAAATCATGAACCCGGTAACAGGAAAAACATACGCATGTTTCGAGCCTGCTCTTGACTATGTGGTAACCAAATTCCCAAGATTCCCGTTCGATAAATTCGAAACAGCAGACAGAAGACTTTCTACTCAGATGAAAGCTACCGGAGAAGTAATGGCCATCGGAAGAAACTTCGAAGAATCTCTGCAGAAGGCAATCCGTTCACTGGAAACAGGGATCAAGCATTTAGGATTAAAAACAAAACAGGCTCAGGCCCTTACTGCTGAGGAAATCGAAAGAAGAATCAGAGTGTGTGATGATGAGAGGTTATTCATTATCGGAGATGCTTTAAGAAGAGGATATGATTGGGAGCAGATTGTAGAATGGAGTAAAATCGACAAATTCTTTATCTGGAAACTGAAAAAGCTGGTTGATTTCGAAAAAGTAATCGCTGCCAACAAATTTGATAAAGAAACATTAACTGAAGCGAAGAAACTGGGTTTTGCCGATATCAACATTGCAGTTCTTTGGGAGGTAACAGAGCGTGAAGTCTTCAATTTCAGAAAAGAAAACGGAGTAATGCCGGTTTACAAAATGGTAGATACCTGTGCAGCAGAATTCGAATCTGAAACACCTTACTTCTACGGAACATACGAGGAAGAAAACGAAAGCGTGGTTTCAGCTAAAGAGAAGATCATCGTATTAGGGTCCGGACCTATCAGAATCGGGCAGGGAGTTGAATTTGACTACGCAACGGTTCACTCTGTTTGGGCAATCAAAGAAATGGGGTATGAAGCGATCATCATCAACAACAACCCTGAAACGGTTTCCACAGACTTCTCAATCTCAGATAAACTATACTTCGAGCCGCTTACAGAAGAGGATGTGATGAACATCATCGAGCTTGAAAAACCTAAAGGGGTAGTCGTACAGTTTGGTGGGCAGACAGCGATCAACCTTGCAGATAAATTAGCTTCTCACGGAGTACAGATCCTGGGAACTTCACTGGAAGATCTTGACAGAGCTGAAAACAGAGATAAATTTGAGAAAGCTTTACAGGAAATGGGTATTCCTCAACCAAAAGGAAGAACTTCCACTTCTAAAGAAGAAGCGATAAAAATCGCCAATGAAATCGGTTACCCGGTATTGGTACGTCCAAGCTACGTTTTAGGAGGTAGAGCAATGGAAATCGTATATGCTGAAGCAGAATTGGCCCACTATATGGAACATGCGGTAGACGCAAGCCCTGAGCACCCTGTTTTGGTTGACAAATACATGGTAGGAAAAGAAATCGAAGTAGATGCCATCTGCGACGGTGAAACAGTAGTGATTCCGGGAATTATGGAGCACATCGAAAGAGCAGGAGTTCACTCCGGAGACTCTATCGCAGTATATCCGCCACAGAATATCTCCCAGAGCGAAATCGATACTTTGGTAGATTATACAAAGAGACTCGCAAAAGGACTGAATGTAATCGGGTTGATGAATATCCAGTACGTTCTTTTCGAAGGAAATGTATATGTGATCGAAGTAAACCCACGTTCTTCAAGAACAGTTCCTTTCTTATCCAAAATTACAGATGTTCCGATGGCCAACCTTGCTACAAAAGCAATTTTAGGACAAAAACTGAAAGATCTGGGCTACGAAAACGGATTGGTTCCGAACAAAGAAGGAGTATTTGTGAAAGTACCTGTATTCTCATTCTCTAAACTAACGAAAGTTGATATCTCCTTAGGCCCTGAAATGAAGTCTACCGGAGAGGTAATGGGGAAAGATACCACTCTGGAAAAAGCACTTTACAAAGGTCTTGTAGCAGCAGGCAGAAAAGTTCCTATGCACGGGTCCATCCTGTTCACGGTAGCAGATAAGCACAAGCAGGAAGCTGCTGATCTGGCTGCAAGATTCCATGAGGTAGGATTCAGAATCTGGGCTACGGAAGGAACAGCGAAATTCTTTGAAGAAAAAGGAATTCCTTGCAAAATAGGATACAAAATCGGAGAAGAGGACGTCAACCTTATCGACCTGATCCAGAAAGGAAAAGTTCAGTATGTGGTCAATACCACTACAAAAGGAAAACAGGCAGAAAGAGACGGATTCCAGATCAGAAGAATGAGCGTAGAGAACGGTGTACCTTGTTTAACTTCAATGGATACGGTAGAAGCGATCCTGAAAGTAATCGAGAGCATGAGCTTCAAGATGGAAACGATGTAA
- a CDS encoding aspartate carbamoyltransferase catalytic subunit has protein sequence MFTITELSTERINSILTEAMAFANGKTAKIEGEVFCSNLFFEDSTRTKTSFDLAERKLGLQVVPFDASHSSVNKGESLYDTVKTIESIGVNLVVIRDKKDRYFEELKNISIPVINGGDGTGNHPSQCMLDLLTIYQEFGKFEGLKVGIVGDVKHSRVANSNAEALRRLGAKVYFSGPEQWFDEGALINGTYLSVDELIAEVDVLMLLRIQHERHDSAMSFTASEYHKRYGLTKEREQAMKKEAIIMHPAPINRGVEIDSDLVECERSRVFKQMQNGVFARMAILKEALEEKGFTFK, from the coding sequence ATGTTTACGATTACAGAACTAAGCACCGAGAGAATCAACAGTATACTGACAGAAGCAATGGCTTTTGCAAACGGTAAAACTGCCAAAATTGAAGGAGAAGTTTTTTGCTCAAACCTTTTCTTCGAAGACAGCACAAGAACGAAAACAAGTTTTGATCTTGCAGAAAGAAAACTGGGACTTCAGGTAGTTCCTTTTGATGCCTCGCACAGCTCTGTAAATAAAGGTGAGAGTCTTTATGATACTGTAAAAACCATTGAAAGCATAGGCGTAAACCTTGTGGTGATCCGTGATAAGAAAGACAGATACTTTGAGGAACTGAAGAATATCAGCATTCCGGTAATCAACGGGGGAGACGGAACAGGTAACCATCCTTCACAGTGTATGCTGGACCTGCTGACAATCTACCAGGAATTCGGAAAATTTGAAGGATTGAAAGTAGGAATTGTAGGAGATGTAAAACACAGCCGTGTAGCCAATTCAAATGCAGAAGCTTTAAGAAGGTTAGGCGCTAAAGTATATTTTTCAGGACCGGAACAATGGTTTGACGAAGGTGCTCTGATCAACGGAACCTACCTTTCAGTAGATGAGCTGATCGCTGAAGTGGATGTTCTGATGTTACTGAGAATCCAGCACGAAAGACATGACTCTGCCATGAGCTTCACCGCTTCCGAATATCATAAAAGATACGGGTTGACCAAAGAAAGAGAACAGGCTATGAAAAAAGAAGCGATCATCATGCATCCGGCACCCATCAACAGAGGTGTTGAGATAGACTCAGACTTAGTGGAGTGCGAAAGATCAAGAGTATTCAAACAAATGCAGAACGGAGTATTCGCCAGAATGGCAATCCTTAAAGAAGCACTGGAAGAAAAAGGGTTTACCTTTAAATAG